A section of the Oryza sativa Japonica Group chromosome 1, ASM3414082v1 genome encodes:
- the LOC4326319 gene encoding persulfide dioxygenase ETHE1 homolog, mitochondrial translates to MVALLRSCRRLIPHLSACAAAAPSSSSSCAPRARPISRGLRLLPVVLAMAGYSSGSAAEGRRLLFRQLFEKESSTYTYLLADVGDPEKPAVLIDPVDRTVDRDLNLIKELGLKLVYAMNTHVHADHVTGTGLIKTKLPGVKSVIAKVSKAKADHFIEHGDKIYFGNLFLEVRSTPGHTAGCVTYVTGEGDDQPSPRMAFTGDALLIRACGRTDFQGGSSDELYESVHSQIFTLPKDTLLYPGHDYKGFTVSTVEEEVAYNARLTKDKETFKKIMDNLNLAYPKMIDVAVPANLLCGIQDPPPSKV, encoded by the exons ATGGTGGCGCTGCTTCGCTCGTGCCGCCGCCTGATCCCGCACCTgtccgcctgcgccgccgccgcgccgtcgtcgtcatcgtcgtgcGCTCCTCGGGCTAGGCCGATCTCGCGGGGACTGCGGCTGCTGCCGGTGGTGCTCGCAATGGCGGGGTACAGCAGCGGCTCCgccgcggaggggaggaggctgcTGTTCAGGCAGCTGTTCGAGAAGGAGAGCTCCACCTACACCTACCTCCTCGCCGACGTCGGGGACCCCGAGAAACCCGCCGTG TTGATTGACCCTGTGGACAGAACAGTTGATAGAGATCTCAATCTTATCAAGGAGTTGGGCTTGAAGCTAGTCTATGCTATGAATACCCATGTGCATGCTGATCATGTCACTGGAACAGGATTAATAAAG ACTAAGTTACCTGGAGTAAAGTCCGTGATTGCAAAAGtaagcaaagcaaaagcagacCATTTTATTGAGCATGGGGACAAAATATACTTCGGTAACCTCTTCCTTGAG GTACGATCTACTCCTGGCCATACTGCTGGCTGTGTGACTTATGTAACAGGTGAAGGCGATGATCAACCTTCACCAAGAATGGCTTTTACTGGTGATGCCTTGCTTATACGTGCATGTGGAAGGACAGACTTTCAG GGAGGAAGTTCTGATGAGCTGTATGAGTCGGTGCATTCGCAG ATTTTCACATTGCCAAAGGATACCCTGCTTTATCCTGGCCATGACTACAAAGGTTTCACA GTAAGTACTGTTGAAGAGGAGGTTGCGTATAATGCTCGACTAACAAAGGATAAG GAAACATTCAAGAAAATTATGGACA ACTTGAACTTGGCCTATCCAAAGATGATCGATGTAGCCGTGCCCGCGAATTTGCTCTGCGGTATTCAGGATCCTCCACCATCCAAGGTCTGA
- the LOC4326865 gene encoding large ribosomal subunit protein eL20-like: protein MVAFRFHQYQVVGRALPTPGDEHPKIYRMKLWATNEVRAKSKFWYFLRKLKKVKKSNGQMLAINEIFERNPTTIKNYGIWLRYQSRTGYHNMYKEYRDTTLNGAVEQMYTEMASRHRVRFPCIQIIKTATVHFKLCKRDNTKQFHNGSIKFPLVYRKVRPPTRKLKTTFKASRPNLFM, encoded by the exons ATGGTGGCCTTCAGG TTCCATCAGTACCAGGTGGTGGGGCGCGCGCTGCCGACCCCCGGCGATGAGCACCCCAAGATCTACCGGATGAAGCTCTGGGCCACCAATGAGGTCCGCGCCAAGAGCAAGTTCTG GTACTTCCTGAGGAAGCTGAAGAAGGTGAAGAAGAGCAACGGCCAGATGCTCGCCATCAACGAG ATCTTCGAGCGCAACCCAACCACGATCAAGAACTATGGCATCTGGCTGCGTTACCAGAGCAGAACCGGTTACCACAACATGTACAAGGAGTACCGTGACACTACATTGAATGGTGCCGTGGAACAGATGTACACCGAGATGGCTTCTCGCCACCGTGTGAGATTCCCTTGCATCCAGATCATCAAGACCGCCACTGTCCACTTCAAGCTCTGCAAGAGGGACAACACCAAGCAGTTCCACAACGGGAGCATCAAGTTCCCCCTTGTGTACCGCAAGGTCAGGCCGCCAACCAGGAAGCTCAAGACCACGTTCAAGGCGTCGAGGCCAAACCTGTTCATGTGA
- the LOC4326320 gene encoding wUSCHEL-related homeobox 7: protein MASSNRHWPSMFRSKHATQPWQTQPDMAGSPPSLLSGSSAGSAGGGGYSLKSSPFSSVGEERVPDPKPRWNPRPEQIRILEAIFNSGMVNPPRDEIPRIRMQLQEYGQVGDANVFYWFQNRKSRSKNKLRSGGTGRAGLGLGGNRASAPAAAHREAVAPSFTPPPPILPAPQPVQPQQQLVSPVAAPTSSSSSSSDRSSGSSKPARATSTQAMSVTTAMDLLSPLAAACHQQMLYQGQPLESPPAPAPKVHGIVPHDEPVFLQWPQSPCLSAVDLGAAILGGQYMHLPVPAPQPPSSPGAAGMFWGLCNDVQAPNNTGHKSCAWSAGLGQHWCGSADQLGLGKSSAASIATVSRPEEAHDVDATKHGLLQYGFGITTPQVHVDVTSSAAGVLPPVPSSPSPPNAAVTVASVAATASLTDFAASAISAGAVANNQFQGLADFGLVAGACSGAGAAAAAAAPEAGSSVAAVVCVSVAGAAPPLFYPAAHFNVRHYGDEAELLRYRGGSRTEPVPVDESGVTVEPLQQGAVYIVVM from the exons ATGGCGTCGTCGAACAGGCACTGGCCGAGCATGTTCAGGTCGAAGCACGCCACGCAGCCGTGGCAGACGCAGCCTGACATGGCCGGGTCGccgccctccctcctctccggctcctccgccggcagcgccggcggcggcggctactccCTCAAGTCGTCGCCCTTCTCGTCAG TGGGCGAGGAGAGGGTTCCGGACCCGAAGCCGCGGTGGAACCCGCGGCCGGAGCAGATCCGGATCCTGGAGGCGATCTTCAACTCCGGCATGGTCAACCCGCCGCGCGACGAGATCCCGCGCATCCGCATGCAGCTGCAGGAGTACGGCCAGGTCGGCGACGCCAACGTCTTCTACTGGTTCCAGAACCGCAAGTCCCGCTCCAAGAACAAGCTGCGCTCCGGCGGGACAGGCCGCGCGGGGCTCGGCCTCGGCGGCAACCGGgcctccgcgccggcggcggcgcaccgggaGGCCGTGGCGCCGTCgttcacgccgccgccaccaatcCTCCCGGCGCCCCAGCCggtgcagccgcagcagcagcttgTCTCGCCTGTGGCGGCGCctacctcgtcgtcgtcttcctcctccgacCGTTCGTCCGGGTCCAGCAAGCCTGCGAGGGCTACGTCGACGCAGGCGATGTCCGTGACGACGGCCATGGACCTGctctcgccgctcgccgcggcgtGCCACCAGCAGATGCTCTATCAAGGCCAGCCACTggagtcgccgccggcgcctgcTCCCAAAGTGCACGGCATCGTGCCACACGACGAGCCGGTCTTCCTGCAGTGGCCGCAGAGCCCCTGCCTGTCGGCCGTCGACCTCGGCGCCGCCATTCTTGGCGGCCAGTACATGCACCTGCCGGTGCCCGCTCCgcagccaccgtcgtcgccgggcGCGGCGGGCATGTTCTGGGGGCTCTGCAACGACGTGCAAGCGCCAAACAACACCGGCCACAAGAGCTGCGCCTGGAGCGCCGGGCTCGGCCAGCACTGGTGCGGCTCCGCCGATCAGCTCGGCCTCGGCAAGAGCAGCGCGGCGTCGATCGCCACCGTGTCTAGGCCGGAGGAGGCGCACGACGTCGACGCCACGAAGCACGGTCTGCTACAGTACGGCTTTGGCATCACCACGCCGCAAGTGCACGTGGACGTTACCTCCTCGGCTGCTGGCGTTCTGCCTCCTGTtccgtcctcgccgtcgccgccgaacgccgccgtcaccgtcgcgaGCGTGGCCGCCACCGCTAGCCTGACTGATTTTGCTGCAAGTGCTATATCTGCTGGCGCCGTCGCTAACAATCAGTTTCAAG GTCTCGCGGATTTcgggctcgtcgccggcgcctgctccggcgccggagccgccgccgccgccgccgcgcccgaggCGGGCAGTTCCGTGGCCGCGGTTGTGTGCGTCAGCGTCgcgggcgccgcgccgccgctcttctACCCGGCCGCGCACTTCAACGTGAGGCACTACGGCGACGAGGCCGAGCTGCTCCGCTACAGAGGAGGCAGCCGCACGGAGCCTGTGCCCGTCGACGAGTCGGGCGTCACCGTCGAGCCGCTCCAGCAGGGCGCCGTCTACATTGTTGTCATGTAA
- the LOC4326318 gene encoding large ribosomal subunit protein eL20z — protein MAGEMPDADGKPRSASSGFQPSAPPQPQAQQYQYGTFGAPSSAPGEVPQPAVGFPQPAPPPGLRHYPQPPPPSYAVYPPLPPQTYPAAAPYYALGYQAVQGYIPVVEGRPVRMRRLPFCGLGMGWFLFIIGFFLAAIPWYIGAFVLICVRVHDYREKPGYVACTIAASLAAIAILLGVTRGEEIW, from the exons ATGGCCGGCGAGATGCCTGACGCCGACGGCAAGCCCCGCTCGGCCTCCTCCGGGTTccagccgtcggcgccgccgcagccgcaggcgCAGCAGTACCAGTACGGCACGTTCGGGGCCCCGTCCTCCGCCCCCGGTGAGGTCCCGCAGCCGGCGGTCGGGTTCCCCCAGCCGGCCCCGCCGCCGGGGCTCCGGCACTACCCgcagccgcccccgccgtcctACGCGGTCTACCCTCCGCTTCCCCCGCAGACGtacccggccgccgcgccgtacTACGCCCTGGGCTACCAGGCCGTGCAAG GTTACATTCCCGTTGTTGAAGGAAGGCCTGTGAGAATGCGACGCCTTCCATTTTGCGGCCTTGGCATGGGCTGGTTCCT GTTTATCATTGGCTTCTTCCTCGCTGCCATTCCATGGTATATTGGAGCTTTTGTTTTGATATGCGTCCGAGTACATGATTACAGGGAGAAACCAGGATATGTTGCTTGCACTATTGCG GCTTCGCTTGCTGCCATTGCTATCCTGCTTGGTGTCACAAGAGGAGAAGAGATTTGGTGA
- the LOC107276912 gene encoding uncharacterized protein has product MGAASRPRRQCRAPRRLDGGGGGSMDLRPRVVSGDKPPPSSSSCGFIIHEADVYSADPADLTRGFAPAVARSSGDEAWYFFSAVRGLKGGRKARTVDDGAGCWHSEAGAKPVLAASSGRRLGHRQSFSFITKDDDGQRVRSGWLMVELSLDVDEEEQLVLSKVYFSPRAPGARKPTTAAAMSRHKRKLSTTDIASPPRRQRRHRVVPSSPPEEPNTSPSPAAAPPDQQEGGDDDPDRGSISWWLRRVFGLTATFTEEESIELNPWLKDILRPFPPPLPPTPPPPCPSPRRKLIDMPEIREFIMRGSYLGGGPAPPRYECDHPAMVMTGGDDQQQLDEQRRDDVGDDRAHYDRVDGQLQFERHYLQL; this is encoded by the exons ATGGGTGCCGcctcccgcccccgccgccaatGCAGGGCGCCGCGCcgtctcgacggcggcggaggcggcagcatGGAC CTCCGCCCACGGGTCGTCTCCGGCgacaagccgccgccgtcgtcgtcgtcgtgcggGTTCATCATCCACGAGGCGGACGTGTACTCCGCCGACCCCGCCGACCTCACGAGGGGGTtcgcgccggcggtggcgaggagcagcggcgacgaGGCGTGGTACTTCTTCAGCGCCGTGAGGGGGCTCAAGGGCGGCCGCAAGGCGCGCACggtggacgacggcgccggGTGCTGGCACTCGGAGGCCGGCGCGAAGCCCgtgctcgccgcctcctccggccgccgcctggGGCACCGGCAGAGCTTCTCCTTCATCACcaaggacgacgacggccaGCGCGTCCGCTCCGGGTGGCTGATGGTGGAGCTCAGCCTCGACGTCGACGAAGAGGAGCAGCTGGTCCTGAGCAAGGTCTACTTCAGCCCGCGCGCGCCCGGCGCCAGGAAacccacgacggcggcggcgatgtcccGCCACAAGAGGAAGCTGTCCACCACCGACATCGCCTCACCGCCGCGGCGCCAGAGACGCCACCGTGTAGTACCATCATCTCCACCGGAGGAGCCGAACAcgtccccgtcgccggcggctgcgCCTCCGGACCAGcaggaaggcggcgacgacgaccccgacCGCGGGAGCATTTCGTGGTGGCTGCGGAGGGTGTTCGGCCTGACCGCCACCTTTACCGAGGAGGAGTCCATCGAGCTCAACCCATGGCTGAAGGACATCCTGAGGCCGTTCCCGCCTCCcttgccgccgacgccgccgcctccatgccCGAGCCCTCGCCGGAAGCTGATCGACATGCCGGAGATCAGGGAGTTCATCATGCGCGGGTCGTACCTCGGCGGTGGCCCTGCACCTCCGCGCTACGAGTGCGATCATCCGGCCATGGTGATGACCGGCGGCGATGATCAGCAGCAGCTCGATGAGCAGCGCAGAGACGATGTTGGCGATGATCGAGCTCATTACGATCGGGTGGACGGCCAGCTGCAGTTCGAACGGCACTACCTGCAGTTGTAA
- the LOC136354980 gene encoding peroxidase 19-like, whose product MGSRDGWRLLLLLLGFLLVAPTCRAREAQPLPVLEEEEVVADAAGGRGGAGAAAGGGNRRAPVRHELSLDFYAKTCPAVDQIVGNVTAPRFRDNPAAGPAVLRLFYHDCFVEGCDASILIAPTANNGGGAPRVERDMEENRNLPQEAFDTVEMAKAAVEKACPGVVTCADVLALAARDFVHLAGGPYYAVKKGRKDSRVSLAGKVRGSLPRANSTVDELLRVFAAKGLGAGDLVALSGAHTVGFAHCAHFLGRLYDFGGTRQPDPVMDARLVKALRMSCPYTGGSARVVVPFDVSTPFQFDHAYYANLQARLGLLGSDQALFLDARTRPLVEGLAADRERFFQAFAASMDRMGSVRVKKGRKGEVRRVCSQHLS is encoded by the exons ATGGGTTCCCGCGACGGATGGCGGctactcctcctcctgctcggcTTCCTGCTCGTGGCGCCGACTTGCCGCGCTCGGGAGGCGCAGCCGCTGCCGGTActggaggaagaggaggtggtggcggacGCGGCAGGAGGGCGTGGTGGCGCGGGCGCTGCTGCCGGCGGAGGAAACAGGCGCGCGCCGGTGCGGCACGAGCTGTCGCTGGACTTCTACGCCAAGACGTGCCCGGCCGTCGACCAGATCGTCGGCAACGTCACCGCGCCGCGGTTCCGCGACAaccccgccgccggccccgccgTGCTCCGCCTCTTCtaccacgactgcttcgtcgaA GGGTGCGACGCGTCCATACTGATCGCGCCGACGGCCAACAACGGCGGCGGGGCGCCGAGGGTGGAGAGGGACATGGAGGAGAACCGGAACCTGCCGCAGGAGGCGTTCGACACGGTGGAGATGGCCAAGGCCGCCGTGGAGAAGGCGTGCCCCGGCGTCGTCACCTGCGCCGACGtcctcgcgctcgccgcccgGGACTTCGTCCACCTG GCAGGTGGGCCCTACTACGCGGTGAAGAAGGGTCGGAAGGACAGCAGGGTGTCCCTGGCGGGCAAGGTGCGGGGCAGCCTCCCGCGCGCCAACTCCACCGTGGACGAGCTCCTCCGCGTGTTCGCCGCCAAGGgcctcggcgccggcgacctcgtGGCGCTCTCGGGCGCGCACACCGTCGGGTTCGCGCACTGCGCCCACTTCCTGGGCCGCCTCTACGACTTCGGCGGGACGCGGCAGCCGGACCCGGTGATGGACGCGCGGCTGGTGAAGGCGCTGCGCATGTCGTGCCCCTACACCGGCGGCAGCGCCCGCGTGGTGGTGCCCTTCGACGTGAGCACCCCGTTCCAGTTCGACCACGCCTACTACGCCAACCTGCAGGCGAGGCTGGGACTCCTCGGCTCCGACCAGGCGCTGTTCCTCGACGCGCGCACCAGGCCGCTCGTCGAGGGGCTCGCCGCCGACAGGGAGCGGTTCTTCCAGGCGTTCGCGGCCAGCATGGACAGGATGGGCTCCGTCCGGGTCAAGAAGGGCAGGAAGGGGGAGGTCAGGCGAGTCTGCAGCCAGCACCTGTCCTGA